A single region of the Cyanobacteria bacterium FACHB-DQ100 genome encodes:
- a CDS encoding US12 family protein — protein MLTVAQSRPTERAQFIQKTYLHLAGAVGAFIVLEVLLFQSGIAAAITGFIASSRFTWLAILGAFALLGWLSRSLAAKADSVQTQYTGLAIYVIAEALIFAPILYIAATFSDPSVIPTAAILTLLLFAGLTAVALTTKRDFSFLGGVLTIGGFIALGLILCSVIFGFTLGLIFSVAMVLFASVAILYDTSKVMHHYATHQYVAASLELFASVALLFWYVLRIVMSLSSRR, from the coding sequence ATGCTGACTGTCGCTCAATCTCGACCGACAGAGCGTGCCCAGTTTATCCAGAAGACCTATCTACACTTAGCTGGAGCCGTGGGCGCGTTCATTGTTCTTGAAGTGCTGCTGTTTCAGTCTGGAATTGCTGCCGCCATTACTGGGTTTATCGCATCGAGTCGATTTACCTGGCTGGCGATTTTGGGAGCGTTTGCGCTGTTGGGCTGGCTGTCTCGATCGCTCGCTGCAAAAGCGGATTCTGTACAAACGCAATACACAGGTTTGGCAATCTACGTCATTGCAGAAGCCCTGATTTTTGCGCCGATTCTTTACATCGCCGCGACCTTTTCTGATCCCAGCGTGATTCCGACTGCCGCAATTTTGACCTTGCTCTTATTTGCAGGTCTGACGGCGGTTGCCCTGACGACGAAAAGAGATTTCTCGTTTTTGGGCGGTGTTTTGACGATCGGTGGATTTATCGCGCTGGGTCTGATTCTGTGCAGCGTGATCTTCGGCTTTACGCTGGGGCTGATCTTCTCGGTTGCAATGGTGCTCTTTGCCTCGGTTGCGATCCTGTATGACACCTCAAAAGTCATGCACCATTACGCGACGCACCAATATGTCGCAGCCTCCCTAGAGCTATTTGCATCGGTGGCATTGCTATTTTGGTACGTGCTGCGGATTGTCATGTCGCTATCTTCGCGCCGATAG
- a CDS encoding LysR family transcriptional regulator: MSDLPFTLDQLRILKAIASEGSFKRAADSLYVSQPAVSLQVQNLERQLDVPLFDRGGRRAQLTEAGHLLLNYGEKILTLCQETCRAIEDLQNLQGGTLIIGASQTTGTYLLPRMIGLFRQQYPDVAVQLHVHSTRRTSWSVANGQIDLAIIGGEISPELQDSLEIIPYAEDELALILPPSHPLSRLETIQKDDLYRLQFIALDSQSTIRKVIDQVLGRCGIETRRLKIEMELNSIEAIKNAVQSGLGASFVSVSAIEKELQMGMLHRARIEDVVVKRNLSVIINPTRYRSKAADAFCREILPKFTNLPLKFERPTPAYPEPQSLKAMLQAASNRAISELE, translated from the coding sequence ATGTCTGACCTTCCTTTCACTCTCGATCAGTTACGTATTTTGAAGGCGATCGCGTCTGAGGGCAGCTTTAAGCGGGCTGCTGATAGCTTATACGTTTCTCAACCAGCGGTAAGTCTACAGGTTCAGAATTTAGAACGCCAGCTTGACGTGCCCTTATTTGATCGTGGTGGACGACGAGCGCAATTGACCGAAGCAGGACATTTGCTTCTAAATTATGGGGAGAAAATCCTAACGCTTTGTCAGGAGACTTGCCGCGCGATCGAAGATTTGCAGAATCTCCAGGGCGGGACGCTGATTATTGGCGCAAGTCAAACGACGGGAACCTATTTGTTGCCGCGCATGATTGGGTTGTTTCGACAGCAGTATCCGGATGTAGCGGTTCAGTTGCACGTCCACTCCACACGACGAACCTCTTGGAGCGTGGCGAATGGTCAGATCGATCTGGCGATTATTGGCGGTGAGATTTCTCCTGAACTTCAAGACTCGCTTGAAATTATTCCCTATGCCGAAGACGAACTCGCGCTGATTTTGCCTCCGTCTCACCCTTTATCCCGCCTAGAAACGATCCAGAAAGACGATTTGTATCGTTTGCAGTTTATTGCCCTCGACTCTCAATCGACGATTCGCAAGGTGATCGACCAAGTTTTAGGACGCTGTGGCATTGAAACCCGCCGCCTCAAAATTGAGATGGAGCTGAATTCGATCGAAGCGATTAAAAACGCGGTTCAGTCGGGTTTAGGCGCGTCGTTTGTGTCGGTGTCTGCGATTGAGAAAGAGTTGCAAATGGGAATGCTGCATCGCGCCAGAATTGAAGATGTAGTCGTGAAGCGCAATCTCTCGGTGATTATTAACCCGACTCGATATCGATCGAAAGCTGCGGATGCGTTCTGCCGAGAAATTTTGCCAAAATTCACAAATCTGCCGCTGAAGTTCGAGCGCCCGACTCCTGCCTATCCAGAACCCCAAAGCCTGAAAGCGATGCTGCAAGCCGCGAGTAATCGAGCGATTTCTGAACTGGAATAA
- a CDS encoding 2Fe-2S iron-sulfur cluster binding domain-containing protein — protein sequence MVKTLRLEPIAQDSAIETMGNLLSVLLNKDLDVLKECGGHGRCATCHIYVRDGMASLTPIARREQRTLEVITSCKPNSRLACQARVIGSGVVVELPPGMYVNSIKDIEALIGRRAEQDLLHPLTGQVLVEAGKLIT from the coding sequence ATGGTGAAAACGTTACGCCTTGAACCGATCGCCCAAGACAGCGCGATCGAAACAATGGGGAATCTCCTCTCGGTGCTTCTCAACAAAGATTTAGATGTTTTAAAAGAATGTGGCGGGCATGGAAGGTGCGCGACTTGTCATATCTACGTCAGGGATGGAATGGCTTCTTTGACTCCAATCGCTCGACGTGAGCAGCGCACTTTGGAAGTGATCACCTCTTGTAAGCCGAATTCACGATTGGCGTGTCAAGCGAGAGTTATCGGGAGTGGAGTCGTCGTGGAGCTACCTCCAGGAATGTATGTCAACTCGATCAAAGACATCGAAGCGCTAATTGGTCGCAGAGCTGAACAGGATCTCCTACATCCTTTGACCGGGCAAGTTCTGGTGGAAGCGGGAAAATTAATTACCTGA
- a CDS encoding phycobilisome protein, with translation MLSQIQRLTQETEGRYATDEELRFLIEYARSYELRVQTYQKLQAFEAVIIQQVQAKMRAIDPMLFRQGNEDLTNKWKRDTVRVLRYSAATMLIDDPESMRERFLFWFQTMMRAFNAQKSCGVTYTVMQDVIKQVLTVNEANLILPILELNRRMLGTV, from the coding sequence ATGTTGAGTCAGATCCAGCGGTTAACGCAAGAAACCGAAGGACGCTACGCCACCGATGAGGAACTCCGTTTTCTAATTGAGTATGCTCGATCGTATGAGTTGCGCGTCCAAACCTATCAGAAGCTGCAAGCCTTTGAAGCGGTAATCATACAGCAGGTACAAGCGAAAATGAGAGCGATCGATCCGATGTTGTTTCGTCAGGGCAACGAGGATTTAACAAATAAATGGAAGCGCGATACAGTGCGAGTTCTGCGCTACTCTGCCGCTACGATGCTGATTGACGACCCAGAGTCGATGCGGGAACGGTTTCTCTTTTGGTTTCAGACGATGATGCGGGCGTTTAATGCTCAGAAAAGCTGTGGTGTCACTTACACAGTAATGCAGGATGTGATTAAACAGGTTTTAACGGTCAATGAAGCGAATTTGATTTTACCGATTCTAGAATTGAATCGCCGGATGCTTGGAACAGTTTAG
- a CDS encoding 4-vinyl reductase translates to MPIALSHQTSAKLKNPKKHNHYGFKDFYQFNSDTGTIVDWNNSQNILTSEDFIIGLVEGLEEEVGDASAATMYTIGCEWGQKDAFFFEKWFEKEYDRPMRQTNLMFLLETWWWSFTAQGWGRWEVDLGDRKQGFMFISVFDSAVARTLGDVGKPVCFLYAGLFAGFFTELVKKQLSCIEIQCYSMGETYCKFLLGGQERIDAASFWLNEGATARDIEKRLRAGELR, encoded by the coding sequence ATGCCCATTGCACTTTCTCATCAAACCTCAGCAAAGCTCAAGAATCCGAAAAAACATAACCACTACGGATTCAAAGACTTTTATCAATTCAATTCGGATACAGGCACGATCGTTGATTGGAACAACAGTCAAAACATTCTCACATCTGAAGATTTCATCATTGGTTTGGTTGAAGGACTCGAAGAAGAAGTGGGTGATGCTTCAGCGGCAACGATGTACACGATCGGCTGCGAGTGGGGTCAAAAAGATGCGTTCTTTTTCGAGAAATGGTTTGAAAAAGAATACGATCGCCCGATGCGTCAAACCAATCTAATGTTCTTGCTTGAAACTTGGTGGTGGTCGTTTACCGCCCAGGGTTGGGGACGCTGGGAAGTGGATTTGGGCGATCGCAAACAAGGATTCATGTTCATCAGTGTGTTTGACTCAGCCGTGGCGCGGACGCTGGGGGATGTGGGTAAACCGGTTTGCTTTTTATATGCTGGATTGTTTGCTGGCTTTTTTACGGAATTGGTGAAAAAACAGCTTAGCTGCATCGAAATTCAGTGCTATTCGATGGGCGAAACCTACTGTAAGTTCCTCCTTGGCGGACAAGAACGGATTGATGCAGCATCCTTTTGGCTGAATGAAGGCGCGACTGCAAGAGACATCGAAAAACGGCTCAGAGCAGGAGAACTCCGATGA
- a CDS encoding 4-vinyl reductase, which produces MISVSDLLIRDRLPANYYASDIYVRGDLEMGLLESRRGDRLLSLPEAFIQGIYSGLNKETGQASRLVLFNCGRWWGRNFFNRFRDEMSDYYRAPLVEMPMADFLQALKQCWMTYGLGKLSLDQTYHDRGFLVVETTNSPFARVAIDPVLPSCHLEAGVFAAIFSQLAERELHCVQTRCESLGAASNLFVVGLKKRLEQAESLVEKQLDHESILPRLLV; this is translated from the coding sequence ATGATTTCTGTTAGCGATTTATTGATTCGCGATCGTCTGCCCGCGAACTACTACGCCAGCGATATCTATGTGCGCGGCGATCTAGAAATGGGGTTGCTTGAAAGTCGACGGGGAGATCGATTGCTCTCGCTGCCTGAAGCATTCATTCAGGGGATTTACTCTGGGCTGAACAAAGAAACAGGTCAAGCTTCGCGATTGGTTTTATTTAACTGCGGTCGCTGGTGGGGGAGAAATTTCTTTAATCGCTTCCGGGATGAAATGAGCGATTATTATAGAGCGCCGCTAGTTGAAATGCCAATGGCAGACTTTTTGCAAGCTTTGAAGCAATGCTGGATGACTTACGGTTTAGGCAAACTGAGCTTAGATCAGACCTATCACGATCGCGGATTTCTCGTTGTGGAGACAACAAATTCGCCGTTTGCGCGAGTTGCGATCGATCCTGTGCTGCCATCTTGTCATCTAGAAGCAGGAGTGTTTGCGGCAATCTTTAGTCAGCTTGCAGAGCGAGAGCTACACTGTGTGCAAACGCGCTGTGAATCTTTGGGAGCTGCAAGTAATCTGTTTGTGGTTGGGCTGAAAAAGCGGCTAGAGCAGGCTGAGAGTTTGGTGGAAAAACAGCTTGACCACGAATCTATTCTGCCTCGTTTATTGGTCTAG
- a CDS encoding thioredoxin family protein, whose translation MQAGISEGAFNQEVLESTTPVLVHFWAPWCGICRLIEPSLNLLLKQYGDRLKLVGINADENLKLASRYRITTLPTVLLFEGGQVLHRLDSYQRREELRSILQELLVAPARSR comes from the coding sequence ATGCAAGCAGGAATTAGCGAAGGGGCGTTTAACCAAGAAGTTCTTGAATCAACGACCCCGGTTCTTGTGCATTTCTGGGCACCTTGGTGTGGGATCTGTCGCTTGATCGAGCCATCGCTGAATTTACTCTTGAAGCAGTATGGCGATCGACTCAAATTGGTCGGAATCAACGCAGATGAAAATTTGAAGCTGGCAAGTCGCTATCGAATTACCACACTGCCAACAGTATTGCTGTTTGAAGGGGGTCAGGTGCTGCATCGGTTAGATAGTTATCAGCGGCGTGAAGAGCTACGATCAATTCTCCAAGAACTTCTGGTTGCGCCTGCGAGATCTCGGTAA
- a CDS encoding PAS domain S-box protein, with product MSWNTAHDDFEFACMTHNLMRNLSFDPQPCNLLPNPTSYTASGVLQLARGRIQGCDAIAAQLLGYSVEALLGRRLFDQAWQITHLDGSPLPLDTAINCKYHREIRLGLNRPDGKRLWLHLALTPLFQATTTDTVIATLTPITSPQPLTEQQPQFQHLIQQIAATVPGMLYVYDLIEQRNVYINRQVGEILGYTPEQFEQLGDRVLALLIHPEDSVRLIDHLGRFQTAIDSEVLEFEYRMRRSDGEWCWLLSKETIFSRTDAGAPRQILGVAQEITALKQRETERQQAEASLRESEARFRLMTELLPQIFWTTTIDGSFDYFSPRWEEYVGIDQTLTMGWNWSPVVHPDDLQTTVDRWTEALQTGQFYECEHRLRRYDGEYRWHLSRAMPLRDQAGQIIQWYGTAIDIHDLKQTTAALHQSNAILNTINESTPTLVYVKDRAGRMLVVNPAVLALIGKPAEKIVGKTALEFVEPIDEAEKIMDNDRVVMRTGEPQQFEEIVEVVGGRRVFLSVKAPYRDERGEIIGIIGVSSDITDRKQAELKREQLLALERQYTNQLQGLTAASIAINSAFSVEQVLQTITDQAAAIVGAHQSVTSLTSDQNWAQAITAVYLSEKYAQWRDYHAPSDGAGIYSCVCHNQPMRMTEAELEAHPHWKGFGKEAEHHPPMRGWLAAPLVGHNGQNIGLIQLSDKLDGEFTEADEAILVQLAQLASIAVENARLYEAEQQARSIAEASREEAQAANRIKDEFLAVLSHELRTPLNPILGWIKLLQNGRLDAEKSNAALATIERNARLQSQLVEDLLDISRIMRGKLTLNKSSINLKAIIGAAIETVRLAAEAKSIQLHSILDSNPQGAIGDAVRLQQVVWNLLSNAVKFTPGGGQIWVQLAQVGDYARIQVSDNGKGIDPNFLPYVFDYFRQEDSSTTRKFGGLGLGLAIVRQIVELHGGTVAVDSNGEGRGATFTVRLPLQVKFDSNH from the coding sequence ATGAGTTGGAACACCGCCCATGATGACTTTGAGTTTGCCTGTATGACCCATAACCTCATGCGGAATCTGTCCTTTGATCCTCAGCCATGTAATCTGTTACCCAATCCGACATCTTATACAGCGAGCGGAGTGCTGCAACTGGCAAGAGGCAGAATTCAGGGATGCGATGCGATCGCGGCTCAGCTACTCGGTTACTCAGTGGAAGCGTTACTTGGTCGCCGATTGTTTGATCAAGCTTGGCAGATTACGCATCTAGATGGATCACCCTTGCCGCTCGACACCGCGATCAACTGCAAGTATCACCGTGAGATCCGGCTAGGGTTAAATCGACCTGATGGCAAACGCCTCTGGCTGCATCTCGCCCTTACCCCCTTATTCCAAGCGACGACAACCGATACTGTCATTGCGACCCTTACTCCCATCACTTCACCTCAACCCCTAACCGAGCAGCAACCGCAGTTTCAGCACCTAATTCAGCAGATCGCCGCTACAGTTCCCGGCATGCTGTATGTGTATGACCTGATTGAGCAGCGCAACGTTTATATCAATCGCCAAGTTGGTGAGATTCTAGGTTACACACCCGAACAGTTCGAGCAATTGGGCGATCGCGTACTTGCGCTACTGATTCATCCGGAGGATTCAGTGCGATTAATAGATCACTTGGGTCGGTTTCAAACGGCGATCGATTCCGAAGTGCTGGAATTTGAATACCGAATGCGCCGATCGGATGGCGAATGGTGCTGGCTGTTGTCGAAAGAGACCATCTTCAGCCGAACTGATGCAGGTGCGCCCAGACAGATTCTCGGTGTAGCTCAAGAAATTACCGCTCTTAAGCAGCGAGAAACCGAACGCCAACAAGCAGAAGCAAGTTTACGCGAGAGTGAAGCGCGATTTCGTCTCATGACTGAACTCTTGCCCCAAATCTTCTGGACAACGACGATCGACGGCTCGTTTGATTACTTTAGCCCGCGCTGGGAGGAGTATGTCGGCATCGATCAAACTCTGACGATGGGATGGAATTGGAGCCCGGTCGTTCACCCAGACGATTTGCAAACCACAGTCGATCGCTGGACAGAAGCCCTGCAAACCGGGCAGTTTTACGAATGTGAACACCGACTGCGACGCTATGACGGTGAATATCGCTGGCATCTCAGTCGCGCCATGCCCCTGCGCGATCAGGCTGGGCAAATCATCCAATGGTACGGAACCGCGATCGACATTCACGACCTGAAACAAACGACAGCCGCGCTGCACCAAAGTAACGCAATTTTAAACACGATTAACGAATCGACTCCGACGCTAGTTTATGTTAAAGACCGAGCCGGACGAATGCTGGTGGTCAATCCGGCAGTTCTCGCTCTCATCGGCAAACCCGCAGAAAAAATTGTGGGTAAAACTGCGCTGGAATTTGTTGAGCCGATCGACGAAGCTGAGAAAATCATGGACAACGATCGCGTTGTGATGCGGACTGGAGAGCCACAGCAGTTTGAAGAAATTGTCGAAGTGGTTGGGGGGCGAAGAGTCTTTCTCTCAGTGAAAGCGCCTTACCGGGATGAGCGAGGCGAGATTATCGGCATTATTGGGGTTTCGAGCGATATCACCGATCGCAAGCAAGCGGAACTAAAGCGAGAACAGCTTTTAGCCCTTGAACGACAATACACGAACCAATTGCAAGGGTTGACCGCAGCCTCGATCGCGATTAATTCTGCGTTTTCGGTTGAACAAGTGCTGCAAACCATTACGGATCAAGCGGCAGCGATCGTCGGGGCGCATCAATCAGTAACGAGTTTGACGAGCGATCAAAACTGGGCACAGGCAATTACTGCCGTTTACCTTTCGGAAAAATACGCGCAGTGGCGGGACTATCACGCCCCATCTGATGGCGCTGGCATCTATAGCTGTGTGTGTCATAACCAACCCATGCGAATGACTGAGGCTGAACTCGAAGCCCATCCCCATTGGAAAGGATTTGGTAAAGAGGCAGAGCATCATCCGCCGATGCGGGGGTGGCTGGCGGCTCCCTTGGTTGGGCACAACGGGCAAAATATTGGCTTGATTCAACTTTCGGACAAACTCGACGGAGAGTTTACCGAAGCCGACGAAGCAATTTTGGTGCAACTGGCGCAGCTCGCGTCGATCGCGGTTGAGAATGCTCGCCTCTACGAAGCCGAACAACAAGCGAGATCGATCGCAGAAGCGTCTCGTGAAGAAGCGCAAGCGGCAAACCGAATCAAAGATGAATTTCTGGCGGTCTTATCTCACGAACTCCGCACTCCCCTGAATCCAATTCTGGGCTGGATTAAGCTGCTGCAAAACGGGCGTTTAGATGCGGAAAAATCTAACGCAGCGCTGGCAACGATCGAGCGCAATGCTCGATTACAGTCGCAACTGGTCGAAGACTTGCTCGACATTTCTCGTATCATGCGCGGCAAGCTCACCCTAAACAAAAGCAGCATCAACCTCAAGGCGATCATCGGCGCGGCGATCGAGACGGTGCGGTTAGCGGCGGAGGCAAAGTCAATCCAGCTTCACTCAATCCTTGACTCTAATCCACAGGGTGCGATCGGCGATGCGGTGCGGCTTCAGCAGGTAGTCTGGAACTTGCTCTCAAATGCGGTAAAGTTCACACCAGGAGGCGGGCAGATTTGGGTGCAGTTAGCTCAGGTGGGTGATTACGCTCGCATTCAGGTCAGCGATAACGGCAAAGGCATTGATCCTAACTTTCTGCCGTATGTGTTTGACTATTTCCGCCAGGAAGATAGTTCGACCACCCGCAAGTTTGGTGGACTCGGCTTGGGACTCGCGATCGTGCGTCAAATTGTCGAGCTTCATGGAGGAACAGTTGCAGTAGACAGCAACGGAGAAGGGCGAGGAGCAACCTTTACCGTGAGATTACCGTTGCAGGTGAAGTTTGATTCTAATCACTAA
- a CDS encoding histidine kinase has protein sequence MPTPCHIVVEGNPAIVYASRNGAPEKMLPILESFLDTFWQERDALGETQDTPECLVAQVVVRFGFEICEDDFSNLKVGLKYDPNAAYLYFISTERQLSVWIPSDDYRSNPTLGLRGCHQLRTVSIG, from the coding sequence ATGCCTACTCCCTGTCACATCGTAGTCGAAGGAAATCCAGCGATCGTTTATGCCAGTCGGAATGGTGCGCCGGAGAAGATGCTGCCGATTTTGGAATCGTTTCTAGATACGTTTTGGCAAGAGCGGGATGCGTTGGGTGAAACGCAGGATACACCCGAATGCCTGGTGGCTCAGGTGGTCGTGCGGTTTGGGTTTGAGATTTGCGAGGATGATTTCTCGAATCTCAAAGTGGGCTTGAAATACGATCCGAATGCGGCATATCTCTATTTCATCTCGACGGAGCGGCAGTTGAGCGTGTGGATACCGAGCGACGATTATCGATCGAACCCTACTTTGGGATTAAGAGGGTGTCATCAACTGAGAACCGTGTCGATCGGGTGA
- a CDS encoding Tab2/Atab2 family RNA-binding protein has product MATIWELDYYSRPILDEQNKKVWEVLICESPTAVDVEPEKLFQFSKYCPSTEVNSGWLKDAIEAAIANAPNPPDKIRFFRQAMSNMITTACKGLDVPAVLSRRTFALTTWMQDRAQNVYPKDPGYQPSINPSVVFPVLPPQVLPDALQGQKWTFATLPLEAFADMGEWSIDFGEAFPLSLTQLEPDTPVPGLIIFTKRATAMAAWMSGLEIAAVKYDLALPNRLLLETGVNDRWFLTTLDQRAVPEAQQFEAAKERSNQVHFLAIQESPDVEAFAGFWLMQEIGF; this is encoded by the coding sequence ATGGCAACGATTTGGGAACTTGACTACTACTCACGTCCAATTTTGGACGAGCAAAATAAGAAGGTTTGGGAAGTGCTAATTTGCGAAAGCCCAACCGCTGTGGATGTTGAACCGGAGAAGCTGTTTCAGTTTTCCAAATACTGTCCGAGTACAGAAGTGAATTCCGGCTGGTTAAAAGATGCGATCGAGGCGGCAATTGCGAACGCGCCGAATCCCCCGGACAAAATTCGCTTTTTTCGGCAGGCGATGTCGAATATGATTACGACCGCCTGCAAGGGATTGGATGTGCCTGCTGTGCTAAGTCGCCGTACTTTTGCGCTAACGACTTGGATGCAGGATCGCGCTCAAAACGTCTATCCAAAGGATCCGGGGTATCAGCCGTCGATTAATCCTTCGGTCGTGTTTCCGGTGCTACCGCCGCAAGTCCTGCCCGACGCATTACAGGGTCAGAAATGGACGTTTGCAACCTTGCCGCTAGAGGCGTTTGCGGATATGGGCGAATGGTCGATCGATTTTGGGGAAGCATTTCCCTTGAGTTTGACGCAGCTTGAACCGGATACGCCTGTGCCGGGGCTGATTATTTTCACGAAACGCGCGACCGCAATGGCGGCTTGGATGTCGGGATTAGAGATTGCTGCGGTTAAATATGATCTAGCGTTGCCGAATCGGTTGTTGTTGGAAACTGGGGTGAACGATCGCTGGTTTTTGACCACCTTGGACCAAAGAGCGGTTCCAGAAGCGCAGCAATTTGAAGCGGCAAAGGAGCGATCGAATCAAGTTCATTTTCTAGCAATTCAGGAAAGTCCCGATGTCGAGGCGTTTGCAGGATTTTGGCTGATGCAGGAGATTGGGTTTTAA
- a CDS encoding S9 family peptidase — MTVAQAADITPGDNLVVESIPPIPAALAQTVDRYTQFRSAGLLSWHPQRREVLITTRFGDVAQVHRVAFPLGSRQQMTFFSEPVFRASYQPTKGDYFVFSKDIGGNEFSQLYRYDLATGDVTLLSDGKSRNSGGVWSNKGDRMIYNSTRRTGKDNDFYSIDPTNPKSDRLLAQVEGGGWGGMSWSPDDRQLLVMEFVSVNESYLWIFDTNSGEKKLITPKDGKEKVSYQGGVFSKDGKGLYVVTDRDSEFQRLAYIDLATFKHTYLTSQIPWDVEEFDLSEDGKSLAYVSNEDGISVLHLIDTATNQEKPLPKLPIGQVSGISWHRNSQDLGFTLVSARSTADAYSLNVVTNQIDRWTESETGGLNTTNFSEPELVRWKSFDDRTISAFLYRPPAKFQGKRPVIINIHGGPEAQFRPSFLGRNNYYLNELGVAILFPNVRGSTGYGKTFLQLDNGALREDSVKDIGALLDWIATQPNLDKDRILVTGGSYGGYMSLAVSTNYSDRIRASIDIVGISNFVSFLERTESYRRDLRRVEYGDERDPKMREFLLKISPLNNAQKIKKPLFVIHGKNDPRVPLNEAEQIVKTVRDNGVPVWYLMAKDEGHGFSKKKNIDFQFYSTIMFIKETLLK; from the coding sequence ATGACAGTCGCACAAGCAGCAGACATCACTCCGGGCGATAACCTTGTCGTCGAAAGCATTCCGCCGATTCCCGCAGCATTAGCGCAAACGGTCGATCGCTACACGCAATTTCGATCGGCGGGCTTATTAAGCTGGCATCCCCAGCGTCGAGAGGTTTTGATTACAACTCGGTTCGGCGATGTAGCTCAAGTGCATCGCGTCGCGTTTCCGCTCGGCAGCAGACAGCAGATGACCTTCTTCAGTGAACCTGTGTTTCGGGCATCGTATCAACCGACAAAAGGCGATTACTTTGTCTTTAGTAAAGACATTGGTGGCAATGAATTTAGTCAACTGTATCGCTATGATTTGGCGACAGGTGATGTAACGCTGCTGAGCGATGGAAAATCGCGCAACAGTGGCGGGGTGTGGTCGAATAAAGGCGATCGCATGATTTACAATTCGACTCGTCGCACCGGAAAAGATAACGATTTTTACAGCATTGATCCGACGAATCCAAAGAGCGATCGTTTACTGGCTCAGGTGGAAGGAGGCGGTTGGGGTGGCATGAGCTGGTCGCCAGACGATCGACAGCTATTGGTGATGGAGTTCGTTTCTGTAAACGAGAGTTATCTTTGGATATTTGACACGAATTCCGGTGAGAAGAAACTGATTACGCCAAAAGATGGAAAAGAGAAAGTCTCTTATCAAGGCGGCGTGTTTAGTAAAGATGGAAAAGGTTTATACGTTGTTACCGATCGCGACTCGGAATTTCAACGACTTGCCTATATTGATCTTGCCACTTTCAAGCACACTTATTTGACCAGTCAAATTCCTTGGGATGTTGAAGAATTTGATCTCTCAGAAGATGGGAAATCCCTGGCGTATGTCTCAAATGAAGATGGAATTAGTGTTCTGCATTTGATTGATACGGCAACGAATCAGGAGAAGCCTTTACCAAAATTACCGATCGGACAAGTTAGCGGCATTAGCTGGCATCGGAACAGTCAGGATTTAGGATTTACGCTCGTTTCAGCTCGATCGACGGCGGATGCGTATTCGCTCAATGTGGTGACAAATCAGATCGATCGCTGGACAGAAAGCGAAACAGGCGGATTAAATACCACTAACTTTTCTGAACCTGAATTAGTGCGGTGGAAGAGTTTTGACGATCGGACAATTTCGGCATTTCTCTATCGTCCTCCTGCAAAATTTCAGGGTAAGCGCCCTGTGATTATCAATATCCACGGTGGGCCTGAAGCACAATTTAGACCGAGCTTTTTAGGACGCAATAACTATTACCTAAATGAGTTAGGTGTTGCAATTCTGTTTCCAAATGTGCGCGGCTCTACGGGCTACGGTAAAACATTTTTGCAGCTTGATAACGGTGCTTTGCGAGAAGATTCGGTTAAAGATATTGGTGCATTACTCGATTGGATTGCGACTCAACCAAATTTGGACAAAGACCGAATTTTGGTCACAGGTGGAAGCTATGGCGGCTATATGTCGCTGGCAGTTTCAACAAATTACAGCGATCGCATTCGCGCTTCGATCGACATTGTGGGAATCTCAAACTTCGTTAGCTTCTTAGAGCGCACTGAGAGTTACCGTCGAGATTTGCGCCGCGTTGAATACGGAGATGAACGCGATCCAAAAATGCGCGAGTTTCTGTTAAAAATTTCGCCGCTTAACAATGCCCAAAAAATCAAAAAGCCCTTGTTTGTCATTCACGGTAAAAACGATCCGCGTGTTCCCTTGAACGAGGCAGAACAGATCGTTAAAACCGTGAGAGATAATGGTGTTCCTGTGTGGTATCTGATGGCAAAAGATGAAGGACACGGATTCTCCAAGAAGAAAAACATTGACTTTCAGTTCTATTCCACCATCATGTTTATCAAAGAGACACTTTTGAAATGA